The following proteins are encoded in a genomic region of Rhodoferax aquaticus:
- the htpX gene encoding protease HtpX: MKRIILFVMTNLAIVLVLGLVASLLGVNKFLTANGLNLTALLGFALIMGFGGAFISLLISKPMAKWTSGVQIIQQPQNADEAWIVDTVRKFADKAGIGMPEVGIFEGEPNAFATGAFKNSALVAVSTGLLRGMTREEIEAVIGHEVAHIANGDMVTMTLIQGVMNTFVVFLSRVIGYAVDSFLNKNNENRSGPGIGYYVTTIVLDIVLGFVAAIIVAWFSRQREFRADAGAAQLMGRKQPMVNALARLGGMVPGELPKSVAAMGIAGGIGQLFSTHPPIEERIAALQNTQG, translated from the coding sequence ATGAAACGTATTATTTTGTTCGTGATGACCAACTTGGCCATCGTGCTGGTGTTGGGCTTGGTGGCTAGTTTGCTGGGGGTCAACAAGTTCCTCACTGCCAACGGCCTGAACCTCACCGCATTGCTGGGCTTTGCCTTGATCATGGGCTTTGGGGGTGCATTCATATCCTTGTTGATCAGCAAGCCCATGGCCAAGTGGACCTCGGGTGTGCAAATTATTCAGCAGCCCCAAAATGCGGACGAAGCTTGGATTGTGGACACCGTGCGCAAGTTTGCAGACAAAGCCGGCATCGGTATGCCTGAAGTCGGTATTTTTGAGGGCGAGCCCAATGCGTTTGCCACCGGCGCGTTCAAAAACTCTGCCCTGGTAGCTGTCTCTACCGGTTTGTTGCGCGGCATGACCCGCGAAGAAATTGAAGCCGTCATTGGCCATGAGGTCGCCCACATTGCCAATGGCGACATGGTCACCATGACGCTGATTCAAGGCGTGATGAACACCTTTGTGGTGTTCTTGAGCCGGGTGATTGGTTACGCCGTGGACAGCTTCTTGAACAAGAACAACGAGAATCGCTCAGGCCCCGGCATTGGCTATTACGTGACCACCATTGTGCTGGACATCGTGCTGGGCTTTGTGGCGGCCATCATCGTGGCCTGGTTCTCGCGCCAGCGCGAATTCCGCGCTGACGCCGGTGCCGCGCAACTCATGGGCCGCAAGCAACCCATGGTGAACGCCTTGGCGCGCTTGGGCGGCATGGTGCCCGGTGAGTTGCCTAAGAGTGTGGCCGCCATGGGCATTGCCGGCGGCATTGGCCAGCTGTTT